In one Solanum lycopersicum chromosome 11, SLM_r2.1 genomic region, the following are encoded:
- the AGL11 gene encoding agamous-like MADS-box protein AGL11, whose translation MGRGKIEIKRIENNTNRQVTFCKRRNGLLKKAYELSVLCDAEIALIVFSTRGRLYEYSNNNVKATIERYKKATAETSSAYTTQELNAQFYQQESKKLRQQIQMMQNTNRHLVGEGLSSLNVRELKQLENRLERGITRIRSKKHEAILAETEDLHKREIQLEQENAFLRSKIAENERLQELSMMPSGGEEYNAFQQYLARNMLQLNMMETALPSYDPLSPDHKR comes from the exons ATGGGTCGAGGAAAGATAGAGATAAAGAGGATTGAAAACAACACAAATCGACAGGTAACATTCTGCAAGAGAAGAAATGGATTACTGAAAAAGGCATATGAACTTTCAGTTCTATGTGATGCTGAGATTGCTCTCATTGTTTTCTCTACTCGTGGTCgactctatgaatactctaacaACAA TGTAAAGGCAACTATAGAACGATACAAAAAGGCAACAGCAGAAACGTCTAGTGCGTACACTACTCAAGAGCTCAATGCACAG ttttaccAACAAGAATCAAAGAAGTTGCGGCAACAGATACAAATGATGCAGAACACAAATAG GCATCTGGTGGGTGAAGGGCTGAGCTCTTTGAATGTGAGGGAACTGAAGCAATTGGAGAACAGACTTGAACGAGGCATTACAAGAATTAGGTCCAAAAAg CATGAAGCAATACTAGCTGAGACTGAGGATTTGCACAAGAGg GAAATTCAACTTGAACAGGAAAATGCATTCCTTAGATCAAag ATAGCAGAAAATGAGAGGTTGCAGGAACTAAGCATGATGCCATCTGGTGGGGAAGAGTATAATGCATTTCAACAATATTTAGCAAGAAATATGCTACAGCTCAACATGATGGAAACTGCACTACCATCTTATGATCCATTGTCTCCTGATCACAAAAG GTAA